Proteins from a single region of Salipiger sp. H15:
- a CDS encoding CoA-binding protein has protein sequence MSYSDAFLKDILTRTRVIAVVGISTNPVRPSHYVSRFLHQRGYRIIPVNPAHVGQTLFGEEFRAGLSEIDAPVDMVDIFRRHDAVPSVVGAALSHLPQLRTIWMQLGVEHAEAAAKAQAKGIDVVQDRCTKIEYERLLGAGVPLAEVIGG, from the coding sequence ATGAGCTATTCCGACGCATTCCTCAAAGACATCCTGACGCGGACCCGGGTGATCGCCGTGGTCGGCATCTCGACCAACCCCGTGCGACCGAGCCATTACGTCTCGCGCTTCCTGCACCAGCGCGGCTACCGGATCATCCCGGTGAACCCGGCGCATGTCGGCCAGACCCTCTTCGGCGAGGAGTTCCGCGCGGGGCTCTCCGAGATCGACGCGCCGGTCGACATGGTCGACATCTTCCGCCGCCACGACGCGGTGCCCTCGGTGGTCGGCGCGGCCCTGTCGCACCTGCCGCAGCTGCGCACCATCTGGATGCAGCTCGGCGTGGAACATGCCGAGGCCGCTGCGAAGGCGCAGGCGAAGGGCATCGACGTGGTGCAGGACCGCTGCACCAAGATCGAGTACGAACGGCTGCTGGGTGCCGGCGTGCCGCTGGCCGAGGTCATCGGCGGCTGA